One Kitasatospora sp. NBC_01266 genomic window carries:
- a CDS encoding ABC transporter permease — protein MNLTVARLTVRGLLGRRRAILLLIVPVLLVLLAVVARAAASADTDKHALTVNILGTLGLGTLVPLLGLVVGTGVISTEIDDGSIVYLLAKPLPRRVIITTKLAVAVLTSWLFAAVPTLVAGLILDGTTDRLAFAYTVGTLVAGAAYSALFLLLGVVTRNAVVVGLAYALIWESLVGNFVKGARTLSIQQWGLSVAKTIASPGAITADVALGAAIPLLLVVTVAATAFATVRLAGLTLSSND, from the coding sequence GTGAACCTGACCGTGGCACGGCTGACCGTACGCGGTCTCCTCGGCAGGCGGCGGGCGATCCTGCTGCTGATTGTCCCGGTCCTGCTGGTGCTGCTGGCCGTGGTGGCGAGGGCCGCCGCCAGCGCCGACACCGACAAGCACGCGCTGACCGTCAACATCCTGGGCACGCTGGGGCTCGGCACCCTGGTCCCGCTGCTGGGACTGGTGGTGGGCACCGGCGTGATCTCGACCGAGATCGACGACGGCTCGATCGTCTACCTGCTGGCCAAGCCGCTGCCGCGGCGGGTGATCATCACCACCAAGCTCGCCGTCGCCGTCCTCACCAGCTGGCTCTTCGCCGCCGTTCCCACCCTGGTCGCGGGGCTGATCCTGGACGGGACGACGGACCGGCTGGCGTTCGCCTACACGGTGGGCACCCTGGTCGCGGGCGCCGCCTACAGCGCGCTCTTCCTGCTGCTGGGCGTGGTCACCCGCAACGCGGTGGTGGTGGGGCTGGCGTACGCGCTGATCTGGGAGAGCCTGGTCGGCAACTTCGTGAAGGGCGCCAGGACGCTGAGCATCCAGCAGTGGGGCCTGTCGGTCGCCAAGACCATCGCCTCGCCGGGCGCCATCACGGCCGATGTCGCGCTCGGCGCGGCCATCCCGCTGCTGCTGGTCGTCACCGTCGCGGCCACCGCCTTCGCCACGGTCCGGCTGGCCGGCCTGACGCTCAGCTCGAACGACTGA
- a CDS encoding ABC transporter ATP-binding protein → MAVITIDKVSRWFGNVVAVNDVSMSIGPGVTGLLGPNGAGKSTLIHLMSGFLAPSAGSVTLDGAPIWRNQEVYRAIGLVPERESMYDYLTGWEFVLANAELHGLPDPGAAARRALALVEMEHAQERQTGTYSKGMKQRVKMASALVHDPAVLLLDEPFNGMDPRQRLQLMELLRRFGAEGRTVLFSSHILEEVEQLARHIEVVVAGRHAASGDFRRIRRLMTDRPHRYLVRSSDDRRLAAALIADGSTAGIELDWQERALRIQAINFQGFTTLLPKVAQEAGIRLYTVSPADESLESVFSYLVNS, encoded by the coding sequence ATGGCTGTCATCACCATCGACAAGGTCTCCCGCTGGTTCGGCAACGTGGTCGCCGTCAACGACGTCTCGATGTCGATCGGCCCCGGCGTGACCGGCCTGCTCGGGCCAAACGGGGCGGGCAAGTCCACCCTGATCCACCTGATGAGCGGCTTCCTGGCGCCCTCGGCCGGCAGCGTGACGCTGGACGGGGCGCCGATCTGGCGCAACCAGGAGGTCTACCGGGCGATCGGCCTGGTGCCGGAGCGGGAGTCGATGTACGACTACCTGACCGGTTGGGAGTTCGTGCTGGCCAACGCCGAACTGCACGGGCTGCCCGACCCGGGCGCGGCGGCCCGCAGGGCGCTCGCCCTGGTCGAGATGGAGCACGCGCAGGAGCGGCAGACCGGCACCTACTCCAAGGGCATGAAGCAGCGGGTCAAGATGGCCTCGGCGCTGGTCCACGACCCGGCGGTGCTGCTGCTGGACGAGCCGTTCAACGGCATGGACCCGCGTCAGCGGCTGCAACTGATGGAGCTGCTGCGCCGGTTCGGCGCCGAGGGCCGCACGGTGCTCTTCTCCTCGCACATCCTCGAGGAGGTCGAGCAACTGGCCCGGCACATCGAGGTGGTGGTCGCCGGACGGCACGCCGCCTCGGGCGACTTCCGCCGGATCCGCCGGCTGATGACCGACCGGCCGCACCGCTACCTGGTCCGCTCCAGCGACGACCGGCGGCTGGCCGCCGCGCTGATCGCCGACGGCTCCACGGCCGGCATCGAACTGGACTGGCAGGAGCGGGCGCTGCGGATCCAGGCGATCAACTTCCAGGGGTTCACCACCCTGTTGCCGAAGGTGGCCCAGGAGGCCGGGATCCGGCTCTACACCGTCTCCCCGGCGGACGAGTCGCTGGAGAGCGTCTTCTCCTACCTGGTCAACTCCTGA